A DNA window from Vigna angularis cultivar LongXiaoDou No.4 chromosome 1, ASM1680809v1, whole genome shotgun sequence contains the following coding sequences:
- the LOC108327848 gene encoding farnesyl pyrophosphate synthase-like, producing MFLILFVVNHLRSYEFPTVHRDVIKRLVKDKSEKVAAGVDDDFISELKRLSKEAVEIQMKDLQFFQQNKFTVMMAFRGLKIVCCGVLQLQAYFLVLDDIMDNSHTRRGQPCWFRVPEDDYLDCFGDPDTIGKIGTDIEDFKCSWLVAKALKLSNEKQKKVPYDNYGSADPENVAKVKALYNELNLKVFEKEVFQIKTIKKVSNDEYDEEVSNDEDDEEVQN from the exons atgtttCTCATTTTGTTTGTTGTAAATCATTTACGTTCATATGAATTTCCAACAGTTCATCGTGATGTGATCAAGCGCCTTGTGAAAGACAAGTCAGAGAAAGTAGCAGCTGGTGTTGATGATGATTTTATTTCAGAACTCAAGCGTCTATCAAAAGAAGCTGTTGAAATACAAATGAAAGACCTTCAGTTCTTTCAACAAAATA AGTTTACTGTGATGATGGCATTTAGGGGTCTTAAAATAGTATGTTGTGGAGTTTTGCAACTTCAGGCGTATTTTCTTGTCCTTGATGACATTATGGATAATTCTCACACACGTAGGGGTCAACCATGCTGGTTTAGAGTGCCCGAG GATGATTATTTGGATTGCTTTGGGGATCCTGATACTATTGGAAAG ATAGGTACAGatattgaagattttaaatGCTCTTGGTTAGTTGCGAAAGCTTTGAAGCTTAGCAATGAGAAACAAAAGAAAGTTCCATAC GACAACTATGGGAGTGCAGATCCAGAAAATGTTGCTAAAGTAAAGGCCCTGTATAACGAGCTTAATCTTAAG gTATTTGAAAAAGAAGTGTTTCAAATAAAGACGATAAAGAAAGTATcaaatgatgaatatgatgaaGAAGTATCAAATGATGAAGACGATGAAGAAGTACAAAActga